One Myxococcales bacterium genomic region harbors:
- a CDS encoding HD domain-containing protein, with translation MSLRLAEVLGALASATDLAAGVPMGTSVRTCLVATRLGELLGQRGDALSTTYYVALLRHLGCTAFSHEAAHLGAGDDHDVLRTFEGTDPRDTIGVATRSLDLRRDASFGARALAIGRVLSSPSAGHELAAAHCDQASSLSADLGLGDEVTRALSQIYERYSGGGSPRGLTGDGIAVSARLLHAAQGLEIGARRGGFVSALEGLSKTSGRTVDPEIVRVVLREPEPLASVLALESTWDAYLDAEPFPRARVSDLDTIAVAFARYADLKSPWFLGHSEGVARLVRRATEASGEGELEGKVAYRAALLHDIGIVGVPNGIWEKRGPLDAAESEQCKMHAFLSARILAKVPGLSAEARAVGLHHERCDGSGYPSGLVPPAAERLARRLAVADAYRAMLEERPHRAALGPAAAEKELRGCASRGELCPRAVADVLAAAGHTQAKSEPPSHGLTAREVEVLVKLARGLTNKEVSAALRIAPRTVQHHVENIYAKIGVSTRAAAALFAVRNELVVPTLEA, from the coding sequence ATGAGCCTCCGCCTCGCCGAGGTGTTGGGGGCGCTCGCGTCGGCGACCGATCTCGCCGCCGGTGTCCCCATGGGGACTTCGGTGCGGACGTGCCTCGTCGCCACGCGCCTCGGCGAGCTGCTCGGGCAGCGCGGGGACGCGCTCTCGACGACGTATTACGTGGCCCTCTTGCGCCACCTCGGGTGCACGGCGTTCTCCCACGAGGCCGCGCACCTCGGCGCGGGAGACGATCACGACGTCCTTCGTACGTTCGAGGGCACGGATCCTCGCGACACGATCGGGGTCGCGACGCGCAGCTTGGATCTCCGCCGAGACGCGTCGTTCGGTGCGCGTGCGCTCGCGATCGGCCGCGTGCTCTCGTCTCCGAGCGCGGGTCACGAGCTCGCCGCGGCACACTGTGATCAGGCCTCCAGCTTGAGCGCGGACCTCGGCCTCGGTGACGAGGTGACGCGCGCCCTCTCCCAAATCTACGAGCGGTACTCGGGCGGTGGCTCGCCGCGTGGTCTCACGGGCGACGGGATCGCCGTCTCGGCTCGGCTGCTGCACGCGGCGCAGGGCCTCGAGATCGGCGCGCGTCGAGGGGGCTTCGTCTCCGCGCTCGAGGGCCTCTCGAAGACGTCGGGGCGCACCGTCGATCCCGAGATCGTTCGCGTGGTCCTCCGCGAGCCGGAGCCGCTCGCCAGCGTGCTCGCGCTCGAATCGACGTGGGACGCCTACCTCGACGCCGAGCCCTTCCCGCGCGCGCGTGTCTCGGACCTCGACACGATCGCCGTGGCGTTCGCGCGGTACGCCGATCTGAAGTCGCCGTGGTTCCTCGGGCACTCGGAGGGGGTCGCGCGGCTCGTTCGGCGCGCCACCGAGGCGTCGGGAGAGGGTGAGCTCGAGGGAAAGGTGGCTTACCGGGCCGCTCTCCTGCACGACATCGGGATCGTAGGTGTGCCGAACGGGATCTGGGAGAAGCGAGGGCCGCTCGACGCCGCCGAGAGTGAACAGTGCAAAATGCATGCGTTTCTCTCGGCGCGCATCCTCGCCAAGGTCCCCGGTTTGTCGGCGGAGGCGCGCGCGGTCGGGCTGCACCACGAGCGCTGCGACGGGAGCGGGTATCCGTCGGGGCTCGTGCCACCTGCCGCGGAGCGCCTCGCGCGCAGGCTCGCGGTGGCCGACGCCTACCGGGCGATGCTCGAAGAGCGCCCCCACCGCGCGGCGCTGGGGCCCGCCGCGGCCGAAAAGGAGCTTCGGGGATGTGCGTCACGAGGGGAGCTATGCCCCCGCGCCGTGGCCGACGTGCTCGCCGCCGCGGGGCACACGCAGGCGAAGAGCGAGCCCCCGTCGCACGGGCTCACGGCGCGCGAGGTCGAGGTGCTCGTGAAGCTCGCCCGTGGCCTCACGAACAAGGAGGTCTCGGCGGCGCTCCGGATCGCCCCTCGGACCGTGCAGCACCACGTCGAGAACATCTACGCGAAGATCGGCGTCTCGACGCGCGCTGCGGCGGCGCTCTTCGCCGTGCGCAACGAGCTCGTCGTGCCCACCCTCGAGGCTTGA